The Yersinia entomophaga nucleotide sequence GATCCTAAAGATGTGAAGATCGACGATCAGGAAATCGATTATTTACTGAAAGTGTATAACGACCACTTTAAGAAACAGCTTGGCCGTGACGATATTGTCTGGACATACTCTGGCGTGCGTCCGCTATGTGACGATGAATCCGACTCACCGCAGGCCGTGACCCGCGATTACACGCTGGACGTGGCTGATGAACAGGGCAAAGCCCCGTTGCTATCGGTATTCGGCGGCAAACTGACCACTTATCGTAAATTGGCAGAACATGCACTGGAAAAACTGACTCAATACTACCCGAAAGTCGGCCCAGCCTGGACTAAGAACGGTTCGCTGCCGGGTGGCGATATCGGCGGCGATCGCGACAGTTATACCGTTAAACTGCGCCATCACTATAACTGGCTGCCGGAAGCTCTGGCGCGCCGTTATACCCGCACTTACGGTAGCCATAGCGAGATTATTCTGGCCAATGCCACCAGCCTTAAAGATTTGGGCGAAGATTTCGGCCATGGCCTGTACGAAGCCGAGTTGCGCTATTTGGTTGAGAAAGAGTGGGTTGTCGAGTTAGACGATGCCATCTGGCGCCGTACCAAACTGGGTATGTGGCTGGATGAGGCGCAGAAACAACGCATTGCCGAATGGTTGGCGGCAGTTCATGCCGAGAAAATGAATACGCTGTCACTGGTTTCCTGATTCGACAGACGCGCCGCAATGAAAAAAACCGCCTGCTTCCTGATAGAAGCGGCGGTTTTTTCTTAGAGTTTTATCGGTTTAATGTGCCAAATCTCATCGGCATATTCCTGAATCGTCCTGTCAGATGAGAAATACCCCATATTGGCGATATTTAATACCGCACGACGAGTCCATTCATCCGGTTGTAGATATAGCTCATCCACCGCGTCCTGCGTATCCACATAGCTACGATAGTCAGCCAATAACTGATAATAATCGCCCAGATTAACCAACGAATCGAACAGGCTGGTATAGCGATTGGGTTCTTCTGGGCTGAAAATTCCGGTGGCGATCTGCGTCAACACTTGATGAAGCTCAGGGTCTTCATCATAGTATTTCCGCGGGTTATAACCACTGCGGCGTAATTCTTCAACCTGCTCAGCGGTGTTACCAAATATGAAAATATTATCCTCACCGACGTGCTCTCGGATTTCCACGTTAGCGCCATCGAGGGTGCCAATCGTCAGCGCACCGTTCAGGGCAAATTTCATATTACTGGTGCCAGAGGCTTCGGTTCCGGCTAGTGAAATCTGCTCGGATAGATCCGCCGCCGGGATAATCATCTGCGCCAGACTAACGCCATAGTTCGGAATAAACACGACTTTCAACAGGTTGTTCACCCTAGGATCGTTGTTTATTACTTTAGCGACATCATTGATCAAGCGAATAATCTGTTTCGCATTGTAATAGGCCGATGCCGCTTTACCGGCGAAGATCACCACTCTTGGTACCCATTTCGCCTCTGGATCCTGCAAAATACGGTTATAGCGCGTGATCACATGTAAAACATTCAGCAACTGCCGTTTGTATTCATGCATTCGCTTTATCTGCACATCAAACAGTGCCGCGGGATTGAGCACAATATTCAGGTTTTGTGCGACATAAATTGCCAGCCGCTTTTTATTTTCCAGCTTGGCTTTCTGTATCGCCTGTAAAAAGCTCGGATAATCAATATTGGGTTTGATATCGCTCAGTTGGCTAAGATCGGTACGCCAGTTATGGCCAATGCTGTCATCCAGCACCGCCGCCAGCGGGCGATTCGCCAGCCCAAGCCAGCGACGCGGCGTCACTCCGTTGGTTTTATTGCAGAAGCGAGTCGGGAAAATACGAGCAAAATCAGCAAATAGAGACTGAACCATCAACTCAGAATGCAACGCCGATACGCCGTTCACTTTATGGCAGGCAATCACGGCCAGCCACGCCATGCGCACCCGCCGCCCGTTCCCTTCATCGATAATCGACACTCTGGACGGTAATTCATTATCGTCCGGGAAGGCTTCCTGCACTTGTTTGAGGAAGTGATCGTTAATATCGAAAATAATTTGTAGATGGCGCGGCAAAATCTTACCAATCATATCGATCGGCCAGGTTTCCAGTGCCTCAGCCATCAAAGTATGGTTGGTGTAAGAGAAAATGGTTTCCACCATTCCCCAAGCTTTGATCCAGGTAAATTTATGCTCATCAATCAGCAAACGCATTAATTCAGGGATAGACAACACCGGGTGCGTATCATTCAGATGAATGGCAATCTTCTCTGCCAGATTGTCGAAGGTATGATGCAGCGCCCAGTGGCGGGCTAAAATATCCTGAACCGTGGCTGAAACCAGGAAATACTCCTGCCGTAGACGAAGTTCTCGTCCGGAATAGGTCGAATCATCGGGATACAGCACTCGCGATACGTTTTCCGAATGGTTCTTATCCTCTACCGCCGCAAAGTAATCCCCCTGATTGAATTTACCCAAATTGATTTCATTACTGGCGCGCGCCGACCATAAACGCAATGTATTAGTCGCATCGGTATCAAAACCAGGAATGATTTGATCATAGGCGCAGGCCAGAATTTCCTCAGTTTCCAGCCAGCGGGTTTTTGTCCCTTCCTGCTGGATACGACCACCAAAGCGCACTTTATAACGTGTGTTATGACGCGGGAATTCCCAGGCATTACCGTATTCCAGCCAGTTATCTGGGGATTCCGCCTGCTGCCCATTGACGATTTTCTGGCTAAACATGCCGTATTCGTAGCGAATGCCGTAGCCCCGCCCCGGCATGGCTAAAGTCGCCAGTGAATCCAGAAAACACGCTGCCAGACGCCCTAAACCGCCGTTCCCTAGCCCTGGGTCACTCTCTTCGGCCAGCAACTCATTGAAATCGATACCCATTTCATCCAGCGCGGCTTTGATATCATCATAAATACCCATAGATAACAGCGCGTTGGACAATGTTCGACCTAACAGAAACTCCATCGACAGGTAATAAACCTGCCGGACATCTTGAGATAATTGTGCCCGATTGGAGCGCAGCCAGCGTTCCACCATACGGTCACGCACTGCGAACAGCGTGGCGTTCAGCCAATCGTGCTCAGTGGCGATGGAAGGATCTTTACCGACAATAAACATCAGCTTATAGGCAATAGAGTGTTTCAGTGCTTCCACACTGACTACGGGTGAGGTGTAGCTAAAGGGTGTCGTCATTAGCGGTATTTCCCTAATTTGTGGTTACAACAAGTGTTGATAAAGCGACCGGTAGTCTGCTGCCGCTACCTGCCAACCAAAATCAAGCTCCATCCCATGACGCTGTACGTGACGCCAATGTTTTGGACGAACCCAGAGCACAAAGGCACGGCGAATTGCCCGCTCCAGTTCCGCTGCTTCACATTCATCAAACACAAACCCCGATGCGCTACCATCGGCCAGATTTTCTAAAGCACAATCCACTACTGTATCCGCCAGCCCGCCGGTATGGCGCACTAACGGCAGAGTTCCGTATTTCAAA carries:
- the glgP gene encoding glycogen phosphorylase, whose product is MTTPFSYTSPVVSVEALKHSIAYKLMFIVGKDPSIATEHDWLNATLFAVRDRMVERWLRSNRAQLSQDVRQVYYLSMEFLLGRTLSNALLSMGIYDDIKAALDEMGIDFNELLAEESDPGLGNGGLGRLAACFLDSLATLAMPGRGYGIRYEYGMFSQKIVNGQQAESPDNWLEYGNAWEFPRHNTRYKVRFGGRIQQEGTKTRWLETEEILACAYDQIIPGFDTDATNTLRLWSARASNEINLGKFNQGDYFAAVEDKNHSENVSRVLYPDDSTYSGRELRLRQEYFLVSATVQDILARHWALHHTFDNLAEKIAIHLNDTHPVLSIPELMRLLIDEHKFTWIKAWGMVETIFSYTNHTLMAEALETWPIDMIGKILPRHLQIIFDINDHFLKQVQEAFPDDNELPSRVSIIDEGNGRRVRMAWLAVIACHKVNGVSALHSELMVQSLFADFARIFPTRFCNKTNGVTPRRWLGLANRPLAAVLDDSIGHNWRTDLSQLSDIKPNIDYPSFLQAIQKAKLENKKRLAIYVAQNLNIVLNPAALFDVQIKRMHEYKRQLLNVLHVITRYNRILQDPEAKWVPRVVIFAGKAASAYYNAKQIIRLINDVAKVINNDPRVNNLLKVVFIPNYGVSLAQMIIPAADLSEQISLAGTEASGTSNMKFALNGALTIGTLDGANVEIREHVGEDNIFIFGNTAEQVEELRRSGYNPRKYYDEDPELHQVLTQIATGIFSPEEPNRYTSLFDSLVNLGDYYQLLADYRSYVDTQDAVDELYLQPDEWTRRAVLNIANMGYFSSDRTIQEYADEIWHIKPIKL